One segment of Yersinia kristensenii DNA contains the following:
- the ftsL gene encoding cell division protein FtsL, whose amino-acid sequence MIGNERHGLVGVIGGDLIRNAKIPLILLIAVLVSAVLVVTTAHRTRLLTAEREQLVLERDALDIEWRNLILEENALGDHSRVESIAIDKLKMQHVDPSQENIVVQ is encoded by the coding sequence GTGATAGGCAATGAACGCCACGGTTTAGTGGGGGTCATCGGCGGTGATTTAATCCGCAATGCGAAGATTCCCTTAATTTTACTGATCGCGGTGTTAGTGTCTGCTGTTTTGGTTGTGACCACAGCCCACCGAACGCGCTTGCTCACTGCTGAGCGCGAACAACTGGTGCTGGAGCGGGATGCGCTGGATATTGAGTGGCGCAACCTGATTCTGGAAGAAAACGCATTGGGTGATCACAGCCGAGTTGAAAGTATCGCGATTGACAAATTGAAAATGCAACACGTTGATCCATCACAAGAAAATATTGTGGTTCAGTAA
- the mraZ gene encoding division/cell wall cluster transcriptional repressor MraZ, with protein sequence MFRGATMVNLDSKGRLAVPTRYRDLLNEESQGQMVCTIDLHQPCLLLYTLPAWEIIEQKLSRLSSMNPTERRVQRLLLGHASECQMDGAGRLLIAGTLRQHAGLNKEVMLVGQFNKFELWDEQTWYQQVKDDIDAEQSTQEPLSERLQDLSL encoded by the coding sequence ATGTTTCGTGGGGCAACGATGGTTAACCTCGACAGCAAAGGGCGGCTTGCCGTACCTACCCGTTATCGGGATTTGCTGAATGAGGAATCGCAAGGCCAGATGGTCTGTACCATAGACCTTCACCAACCATGCCTGTTGCTTTATACCCTCCCTGCATGGGAAATCATTGAACAAAAATTATCTCGTCTGTCGAGCATGAACCCAACTGAACGTCGAGTTCAGCGTTTGCTGTTAGGGCATGCCAGTGAATGTCAGATGGATGGAGCTGGGCGGTTACTGATTGCAGGAACATTGCGTCAGCACGCCGGGTTGAATAAAGAAGTGATGCTGGTTGGGCAGTTCAATAAGTTTGAACTGTGGGATGAACAGACCTGGTATCAACAAGTCAAGGATGACATCGACGCAGAACAGTCGACTCAGGAACCTCTTTCTGAGCGGCTACAGGACTTATCGCTATAA
- the murF gene encoding UDP-N-acetylmuramoyl-tripeptide--D-alanyl-D-alanine ligase gives MIKVSLHFLSTLLNAEYIVSNKQGENVEITEVTIDTRQVTPGCLFVALKGERFDGHDFAEDAIAAGAGALLVSKRLLVEAPQLVVKDTRLALGQLAAWVREQVPARVVALTGSSGKTSVKEMVAAILRQCGKVLYTAGNFNNDIGVPLTLLRLTPEYDFAVIELGANHIGEIAYTTDLSRPESALVNNLAAAHLEGFGSLAGVAQAKGEIFAGLPANGTAIINADSNDWPHWQETLHNKRVWRFSPHGAEDIDFFASDVRITPKTTYFTLHSPLGTVAIELPLPGRHNIANALAAAALAMSVGASLAAVRQGLTQLQAVPGRLFPIELSAGKLLLDDSYNANVGSMTAAAQVLAEMPGYRVMVVGDMGELGETAVDCHRQVGDAAKQAGVDKVLSVGVLSQALSEASECGEHFQDKNTLTARVSELLLEHPVITVLIKGSRSAAMENVVRALQEKASC, from the coding sequence ATGATTAAGGTCTCCCTGCATTTTCTGTCCACACTGCTTAACGCTGAATATATTGTTAGCAATAAACAGGGTGAAAACGTCGAAATAACCGAAGTGACTATTGATACCCGTCAGGTCACGCCGGGGTGCCTGTTTGTGGCGCTGAAAGGCGAACGTTTTGATGGACATGATTTTGCAGAAGATGCTATTGCCGCTGGTGCCGGAGCTTTACTGGTAAGTAAACGCTTACTGGTGGAGGCACCGCAATTAGTGGTTAAAGACACCCGACTGGCATTAGGGCAATTGGCTGCCTGGGTTCGTGAACAAGTCCCTGCCCGTGTGGTGGCGTTAACTGGCTCATCGGGTAAAACCTCGGTAAAAGAAATGGTTGCGGCCATTTTACGCCAATGTGGCAAGGTGCTGTATACCGCCGGTAATTTCAATAATGATATCGGCGTGCCGTTGACCTTGCTGCGTCTGACCCCCGAGTATGATTTTGCTGTCATTGAACTGGGCGCTAATCACATTGGTGAAATTGCTTACACCACCGATTTAAGCCGTCCGGAAAGTGCTTTGGTGAACAATTTAGCCGCTGCCCATCTGGAAGGTTTCGGCTCACTGGCCGGTGTGGCGCAAGCTAAAGGCGAGATTTTTGCCGGTTTGCCCGCGAATGGCACCGCCATTATCAATGCTGACAGCAATGATTGGCCACACTGGCAGGAAACTCTGCATAACAAGCGAGTCTGGCGTTTTTCGCCTCATGGCGCAGAAGATATCGATTTTTTTGCCAGTGACGTGCGAATCACACCGAAAACCACGTATTTCACTTTGCATTCTCCCCTCGGGACTGTCGCTATCGAGTTGCCGCTTCCGGGGCGACATAACATTGCCAATGCGTTAGCCGCTGCGGCATTAGCCATGTCGGTTGGCGCGAGTTTAGCCGCCGTTCGCCAAGGGCTGACACAGTTACAAGCCGTGCCGGGCCGTTTATTTCCCATTGAGCTTTCTGCCGGCAAATTGTTGCTGGATGACAGCTACAACGCCAATGTTGGTTCCATGACCGCTGCTGCTCAAGTGCTGGCTGAAATGCCGGGCTACCGGGTGATGGTGGTCGGTGATATGGGCGAGTTGGGCGAAACCGCCGTCGATTGCCACCGTCAGGTGGGTGACGCCGCGAAACAGGCGGGTGTCGACAAAGTGCTGAGTGTGGGCGTATTAAGCCAGGCGCTGAGTGAGGCGAGTGAGTGCGGCGAACATTTTCAGGATAAGAATACATTGACAGCCCGAGTGAGTGAGTTGCTGCTCGAACACCCGGTTATCACCGTTTTAATTAAAGGTTCACGTAGCGCCGCCATGGAAAATGTCGTGCGTGCGTTACAGGAGAAAGCATCATGTTAG
- the cra gene encoding catabolite repressor/activator: MKLDEIARLAGVSRTTASYVINGKAKQYRVSDKTVDKVMAVVREHNYHPNAVAAGLRAGRTRSIGLVIPDLENTSYTRIANYLERQARQRGYQLLIACSEDQPDNEMRCIEHLLQRQVDAIIVSTALPPEHPFYQRWANDPLPIIALDRALDREHFISVVGADQEDAQMLAQELRSFPAESVLYLGALPELSVSFLREMGFREAWKDDPRKVDFLYANSYERDAAGVLFAEWLKTHPMPQALFTTSFQLLQGVMDVTLKQSGRLPANLAIATFGDNELLDFLECPVLAVAQRHRDVAERVLELVLASLDEPHKPKPGLTRIRRNLFRRGSLSRK, translated from the coding sequence GTGAAACTGGATGAAATCGCGCGCCTTGCGGGTGTTTCGCGCACTACGGCCAGTTATGTCATTAATGGCAAAGCGAAACAGTACCGGGTCAGCGATAAAACAGTAGACAAAGTTATGGCGGTTGTCAGGGAACATAACTATCACCCAAATGCTGTTGCGGCAGGATTGCGCGCGGGCAGAACCCGTTCTATTGGTTTGGTTATCCCGGATCTGGAGAATACCAGCTACACCCGTATCGCTAATTATTTGGAGCGACAGGCTCGCCAGCGGGGTTATCAACTGCTGATCGCTTGTTCTGAAGATCAACCCGATAATGAAATGCGCTGTATCGAGCACTTGTTACAGCGCCAGGTTGACGCCATCATTGTTTCAACCGCCTTGCCGCCGGAGCACCCGTTTTATCAGCGTTGGGCAAATGATCCATTACCGATAATCGCACTGGATCGTGCACTTGATCGGGAACATTTCATCAGCGTCGTCGGTGCAGATCAAGAAGATGCGCAAATGTTGGCGCAAGAGCTGCGTTCTTTCCCTGCGGAGTCCGTTTTGTATCTGGGCGCACTGCCAGAACTATCCGTCAGCTTCTTGCGGGAGATGGGGTTCCGTGAGGCGTGGAAAGATGATCCGCGCAAGGTTGATTTCCTGTATGCCAATAGCTACGAGCGCGATGCTGCGGGGGTGCTGTTCGCTGAATGGCTGAAGACCCATCCAATGCCACAGGCATTGTTTACCACCTCGTTCCAGCTGTTACAGGGCGTTATGGATGTCACTTTAAAACAAAGTGGCCGTCTGCCAGCTAATCTGGCGATTGCTACTTTTGGTGATAATGAGCTGTTGGATTTCCTCGAATGCCCAGTATTGGCGGTGGCACAGCGTCACCGTGATGTTGCCGAGCGTGTATTGGAATTGGTATTAGCCAGCTTAGATGAGCCTCATAAGCCAAAACCGGGGTTAACCCGCATTCGCCGCAACCTGTTCCGCCGCGGCAGTTTAAGCCGCAAATAA
- a CDS encoding L-alanine exporter AlaE has product MFSTGSRLRSAAADTFALVVYCFVIGMIIEIVISGMTFQQSLSSRLVSIPVNILIAWPYGVYRDAFIRFARCHAGEHFWAKSLADLLAYVSFQSPVYAMILWSVGADLEQITTAVTSNALVSMAMGVAYGYFLEYCRRLFRVAGYV; this is encoded by the coding sequence ATGTTTTCAACTGGGTCCCGTCTGCGTAGTGCAGCAGCCGATACTTTTGCACTCGTGGTGTATTGTTTTGTCATCGGCATGATAATTGAAATAGTGATCTCGGGGATGACCTTCCAGCAGTCTCTCTCTTCCCGGCTGGTCTCAATTCCCGTCAACATTCTTATTGCCTGGCCCTACGGCGTATATCGGGATGCTTTCATCCGTTTTGCGCGTTGTCATGCTGGAGAGCATTTTTGGGCGAAAAGTCTGGCCGACTTACTGGCCTATGTCAGCTTCCAGTCACCGGTTTATGCCATGATTCTATGGTCAGTCGGAGCTGATTTAGAGCAAATCACCACAGCGGTAACAAGTAACGCCTTGGTTTCAATGGCAATGGGTGTGGCTTATGGCTACTTTTTGGAGTATTGCCGCAGGTTATTCCGTGTCGCAGGCTATGTTTGA
- the mraY gene encoding phospho-N-acetylmuramoyl-pentapeptide-transferase, with protein sequence MLVWLAEYLVKFYSGFNVFSYLTFRAIVSLLTALFISLWMGPHLIAYLQKLQIGQVVRNDGPESHFSKRGTPTMGGLMILFSITISVLMWAYPSNPYVWCVLFILIGYGIVGFIDDYRKVVRKDTKGLIARWKYFWQSVIALAAAFAMYSIGKDTPATELVVPFFKDIMPQLGLLYILLAYFVIVGTSNAVNLTDGLDGLAIMPTVFVAAGFALVAWATGNMNFAAYLHIPYLRHAGELVIVCTAIVGAGLGFLWFNTYPAQVFMGDVGSLALGGALGTIAVLLRQEFLLVIMGGVFVVETLSVILQVGSFKLRGQRIFRMAPIHHHYELKGWPEPRVIVRFWIISLMLVLIGLATLKVR encoded by the coding sequence ATGTTAGTTTGGTTGGCGGAATACTTAGTAAAATTTTACTCGGGCTTTAACGTCTTTTCCTATTTGACGTTCCGCGCCATTGTCAGTCTGTTAACGGCATTATTTATCTCATTGTGGATGGGGCCGCACCTGATCGCCTATCTACAGAAATTGCAGATTGGTCAGGTGGTGCGTAACGACGGGCCAGAGTCACATTTCAGCAAGCGCGGCACCCCCACCATGGGCGGGCTGATGATTCTGTTCTCCATCACTATTTCGGTGCTGATGTGGGCTTACCCGTCTAACCCGTATGTCTGGTGTGTGCTGTTCATTCTTATCGGTTATGGGATTGTCGGTTTTATTGATGATTACCGCAAAGTGGTACGCAAAGACACCAAAGGCTTGATCGCCCGCTGGAAATACTTCTGGCAGTCAGTCATTGCGCTGGCGGCCGCTTTCGCCATGTACAGCATTGGCAAAGACACGCCAGCCACCGAGCTGGTGGTGCCATTCTTTAAAGACATCATGCCGCAGCTTGGCTTGCTGTATATCCTGCTAGCCTACTTTGTGATTGTCGGCACCAGCAACGCGGTCAACCTGACCGACGGGTTGGATGGCTTGGCGATTATGCCAACGGTGTTTGTTGCGGCAGGTTTTGCCTTGGTTGCCTGGGCGACCGGTAACATGAATTTCGCTGCATATCTGCATATTCCTTATCTACGCCATGCCGGCGAGTTAGTCATTGTTTGTACCGCAATTGTCGGGGCCGGGCTGGGCTTTTTATGGTTTAACACTTATCCGGCGCAAGTGTTTATGGGCGATGTCGGCTCCCTGGCTCTGGGCGGTGCGTTGGGCACCATCGCGGTATTGCTACGCCAAGAGTTCTTATTAGTGATTATGGGCGGGGTGTTCGTGGTTGAAACACTGTCGGTAATCTTGCAAGTCGGTTCCTTTAAGTTACGTGGGCAGCGGATTTTCCGCATGGCCCCGATTCATCATCATTACGAACTTAAAGGCTGGCCGGAACCACGGGTGATCGTGCGCTTCTGGATTATTTCGCTGATGCTGGTGCTGATTGGCCTGGCGACGCTGAAGGTGCGGTAA
- the murD gene encoding UDP-N-acetylmuramoyl-L-alanine--D-glutamate ligase — protein sequence MVDYQGKKVVIIGLGLTGLSCVDFFMARGVTPRVMDTRINPPGLDKLPESVERHVGDLNPQWLLDADLIVASPGIALAHPALSEAADAGVEIVGDIELFCRENQAPVVAITGSNGKSTVTTLVGEMAKAAGWQVGVGGNIGVPALTLLQQLASQKQENQLVVLELSSFQLETTSSLRASAATLLNVTEDHTDRYPFGLQQYRAAKLRVYENAKVCVVNADDALTMPVRGADSRCISFGVDVGDYHLNKQQGEIWLRVRGEKVLNTREMKLSGRHNYTNALAALALADAVGIPRSSSLTALTTFTGLPHRFQLVLERNGVRWINDSKATNVGSTEAALDGLQVDGTLHLLLGGDGKSADFSGLTRFLQGDHIKIYCFGRDGKQLAELRPEVSQLTETMEQAMALLAKSLAPRDMVLLSPACASLDQFRSFEQRGDEFARLAEELG from the coding sequence ATGGTTGATTATCAGGGTAAAAAAGTGGTCATTATCGGGCTGGGGCTAACCGGCCTTTCCTGCGTTGATTTCTTTATGGCGCGCGGTGTTACGCCGCGTGTTATGGATACCCGTATCAATCCGCCGGGTTTGGATAAATTACCTGAAAGTGTCGAGCGCCATGTGGGTGATTTGAACCCGCAATGGTTGTTGGATGCTGATTTGATTGTTGCCAGCCCCGGTATTGCGCTGGCCCATCCGGCGTTGAGTGAAGCGGCGGATGCGGGTGTCGAGATTGTCGGTGATATCGAACTGTTCTGCCGTGAAAATCAAGCGCCAGTGGTGGCGATTACTGGCTCTAACGGTAAAAGCACCGTGACCACGCTGGTCGGTGAAATGGCGAAAGCTGCCGGTTGGCAGGTGGGTGTCGGCGGCAATATTGGTGTTCCGGCCCTGACATTATTGCAACAGCTGGCCTCGCAAAAACAAGAAAATCAATTGGTGGTGTTGGAGTTGTCCAGCTTCCAGTTGGAAACCACCTCCAGCCTGCGTGCTAGTGCTGCCACCCTATTGAATGTCACGGAAGATCATACTGACCGTTATCCATTCGGTTTGCAGCAATATCGCGCAGCTAAACTGCGAGTGTATGAAAACGCTAAAGTTTGCGTTGTGAATGCCGATGACGCGCTCACCATGCCGGTGCGTGGTGCGGATAGCCGCTGTATCAGTTTTGGGGTGGATGTCGGTGACTATCATCTGAATAAGCAACAGGGTGAAATCTGGCTGCGGGTTCGCGGTGAGAAAGTGCTCAATACCCGAGAAATGAAATTGAGCGGACGACATAACTACACCAATGCGCTGGCTGCACTGGCGTTGGCGGATGCCGTCGGTATTCCGCGCTCATCAAGTTTGACCGCGTTGACGACTTTTACCGGTCTGCCACACCGTTTCCAATTGGTGCTTGAGCGCAATGGCGTGCGTTGGATTAATGATTCCAAAGCCACCAATGTGGGCAGCACCGAAGCGGCACTGGATGGCCTACAGGTTGATGGCACTTTGCATCTGTTATTGGGCGGCGACGGGAAATCAGCTGATTTCTCTGGTTTAACCCGCTTCCTGCAAGGCGACCATATCAAGATTTATTGCTTTGGCCGTGATGGTAAGCAACTGGCGGAACTGCGCCCAGAGGTTTCTCAACTGACGGAGACCATGGAGCAGGCTATGGCACTGCTGGCGAAGTCATTGGCACCGCGGGACATGGTGTTGTTGTCGCCCGCCTGCGCCAGTTTGGACCAATTCCGCAGTTTCGAGCAACGTGGTGATGAATTTGCTCGTCTGGCAGAGGAGTTGGGCTGA
- the rsmH gene encoding 16S rRNA (cytosine(1402)-N(4))-methyltransferase RsmH, translated as MVDNNKTVDNNYKHTSVLLDEAVNGLNIRDNGIYIDGTFGRGGHSRLILSQLGPEGRLIAIDRDPQAIEAAKSITDPRFSIVHGPFSDLAHYVRELDLVGRINGVLLDLGVSSPQLDDPERGFSFMRDGPLDMRMDPTRGLSAADWLMKAGADDIAWVLKTFGEERFAKRLAKAIVERNLTQPMTRTKELADLIANASPFREKHKHPATRSFQAIRIYINSELEEIERALDGALEVLAPEGRLSVISFHSLEDRIVKNFIRHHSRGPQVPAGLPLTEAQLRSMGGRTLKSAGKMMPPDAEVAENPRARSSVLRFAERIKE; from the coding sequence ATGGTAGATAACAACAAAACTGTAGATAACAACTACAAGCATACAAGCGTATTACTGGATGAGGCGGTTAATGGCCTAAACATCCGTGATAACGGCATCTATATTGACGGAACTTTTGGCCGTGGTGGCCACTCGCGCCTGATTTTGTCCCAACTTGGGCCAGAAGGGCGTCTGATAGCAATTGATCGTGACCCTCAAGCTATTGAAGCGGCGAAATCGATTACCGACCCCCGTTTTTCTATCGTGCACGGCCCGTTTTCTGATTTGGCTCATTATGTGCGGGAATTGGATTTAGTCGGCCGTATCAACGGCGTATTGCTGGACTTGGGCGTTTCCTCCCCCCAATTAGATGATCCAGAGCGCGGTTTCTCTTTCATGCGTGACGGGCCGTTAGACATGCGGATGGATCCAACCCGTGGGTTATCAGCAGCAGATTGGCTGATGAAAGCGGGCGCTGACGATATTGCCTGGGTGTTGAAAACCTTTGGTGAAGAGCGTTTTGCCAAGCGTTTAGCCAAGGCCATTGTTGAGCGTAACCTCACGCAGCCAATGACGCGCACTAAAGAGCTGGCCGATTTGATTGCCAACGCCAGCCCATTCCGTGAAAAGCATAAGCATCCGGCGACTCGTAGCTTCCAGGCTATCCGTATTTATATCAACAGTGAATTGGAAGAGATAGAGCGCGCACTGGATGGGGCGCTTGAAGTGCTGGCACCTGAAGGCCGCTTGTCCGTCATTAGCTTCCATTCTCTTGAAGACCGTATCGTGAAAAACTTTATTCGTCATCACAGCCGTGGGCCACAGGTGCCGGCGGGGCTGCCATTGACGGAGGCACAGCTGCGCAGCATGGGTGGGCGCACCTTGAAATCCGCCGGCAAGATGATGCCTCCGGATGCCGAAGTGGCCGAAAACCCACGGGCGCGTAGCTCGGTATTACGTTTTGCCGAGAGGATTAAAGAGTGA
- the murE gene encoding UDP-N-acetylmuramoyl-L-alanyl-D-glutamate--2,6-diaminopimelate ligase — MADRNLRDLLAPWGLDVPERALREMTLDSRVAAAGDLFVAVVGHQTDGRRYIPQAIAQGVAAVVAEADGVAPDASMVEMHGVPVIYLRDLNQHLSNLAGQFYQQPGAALRLVGVTGTNGKTTTTQLLAQWAQMLGETSAVMGTVGNGLLGQVIPTENTTGSAVDIQHLLRNLVEQGATFAAMEVSSHGLIQNRVAALPFAAAVFTNLSRDHLDYHGNMASYEAAKWLLFSTHQSEHKIINADDDVGRRWLGQLPQAVAVSMEENVPAGWNGPWLSATQVQYHDNGASIVFDSSWGAGQLESRLMGAFNVSNLLVALSTLLSLGYPLAELLASAPNLQPVCGRMEVFNAPGKPTVVVDYAHTPDALEKALAAARLHCKGQLWCVFGCGGDRDKGKRPLMGGIAEQLADRVVVTDDNPRSEEPQAIVADILSGLLDAGHAQAIHGRAEAVTSAIMQAKADDVVLIAGKGHEDYQLVGNRRLDYSDRVTVARLLGVVA, encoded by the coding sequence GTGGCAGATCGTAACTTGCGCGACTTACTCGCTCCTTGGGGGCTAGACGTCCCGGAGCGTGCGCTACGGGAAATGACATTAGACAGCCGAGTTGCCGCTGCCGGGGATTTATTTGTCGCCGTTGTCGGCCATCAGACGGACGGGCGTCGCTATATCCCGCAAGCCATCGCCCAAGGTGTGGCGGCGGTAGTCGCGGAAGCCGATGGTGTGGCACCGGATGCTAGCATGGTCGAGATGCATGGCGTTCCTGTTATTTATCTGCGTGATTTGAATCAGCACTTATCTAACCTGGCGGGACAATTTTACCAGCAGCCGGGTGCCGCATTACGTTTGGTCGGTGTGACCGGAACCAACGGCAAAACCACCACCACCCAATTGTTGGCGCAATGGGCTCAGATGTTGGGCGAAACCAGTGCGGTGATGGGGACGGTTGGCAATGGTCTGTTAGGGCAAGTTATCCCCACTGAAAATACCACCGGCTCAGCGGTTGATATCCAGCATTTATTGCGCAACCTGGTGGAGCAAGGGGCGACTTTCGCCGCGATGGAGGTCTCTTCCCACGGTTTGATTCAAAACCGCGTAGCCGCATTACCGTTTGCTGCCGCAGTGTTCACTAACTTAAGCCGCGATCATCTGGATTACCACGGCAATATGGCCAGTTACGAAGCGGCAAAATGGCTGCTGTTTTCTACTCATCAATCCGAACACAAAATCATTAATGCTGATGATGACGTCGGCCGCCGCTGGTTAGGGCAATTGCCGCAAGCTGTTGCCGTCAGTATGGAAGAGAATGTGCCTGCGGGCTGGAATGGCCCATGGTTGTCTGCGACGCAGGTTCAGTATCACGATAACGGCGCCAGCATTGTTTTTGATTCAAGCTGGGGCGCAGGCCAATTAGAGAGCCGCCTGATGGGGGCATTTAACGTCAGTAATCTGCTGGTGGCGCTGTCAACACTGCTCTCTCTGGGTTATCCGTTGGCTGAATTATTAGCCTCAGCACCTAATTTACAACCGGTGTGCGGGCGTATGGAAGTGTTTAACGCGCCGGGCAAACCGACGGTAGTGGTGGATTATGCCCACACGCCAGATGCATTGGAAAAAGCACTGGCAGCAGCCCGCTTACATTGTAAAGGCCAACTGTGGTGTGTGTTTGGTTGCGGTGGCGATCGTGACAAAGGTAAGCGCCCACTTATGGGCGGTATCGCGGAACAGCTGGCTGATCGGGTGGTCGTCACTGATGATAACCCGCGCAGTGAAGAGCCACAGGCGATTGTCGCCGATATCCTCAGTGGCTTATTGGATGCTGGGCATGCGCAAGCCATCCATGGCCGTGCTGAAGCGGTCACCAGCGCCATTATGCAAGCTAAAGCCGATGATGTAGTGCTGATCGCCGGCAAAGGTCATGAAGATTATCAATTGGTCGGCAATCGCCGGCTGGACTACTCCGACCGTGTTACTGTCGCGCGTTTGTTGGGGGTGGTGGCATGA
- a CDS encoding peptidoglycan glycosyltransferase FtsI → MKAARPGKLKRQEEQASFISWRFALLCGCILLALVGLMLRTAYLQVINPDKLVREGDMRSLRVQEVPTARGMISDRSGRPLAVSVPVNAVWADPKELTERGGITLDTRWKALSDALEIPLDQLAARINANPKGRFVYLARQVNPAIGDYIHKLKLPGIYLRQESRRYYPAGQVMAHIIGVTNIDSQGIEGVEKSFDRWLTGQPGERTVRKDRYGRVIEDISSVDSQAAHNLVLSVDERLQALVYRELNNAVAFNKAESGTAVLVDVNTGEVLAMANSPSYNPNNLTGTPKDAMRNRAITDIFEPGSTVKPMVVMTALQHGVVKENSVLNTLPYFVNGHQIKDVARYAELSVTGILQKSSNVGVSKLALAMPSSALVETYSKFGFGKATNLGLVGESSGLYPKKQRWSDIERATFSFGYGLMVTPLQLARVYATIGSMGIYRPLSITKVDPPVAGERVFPEPLVRTVVHMMESVALPGGGGTKAAIKGYRIAIKTGTAKKVGPDGKYMDRYLAYTAGVAPASNPRFALVVVINDPQAGKYYGGAVSAPVFGAIMGGVLRTMNIEPDALPTGDKSELVTNTKEGSGGRS, encoded by the coding sequence ATGAAAGCAGCGCGCCCCGGGAAGTTAAAGCGCCAGGAAGAACAAGCCAGCTTTATAAGCTGGCGTTTTGCGTTGTTGTGCGGCTGTATTTTGCTGGCATTGGTCGGCTTGATGTTGCGTACCGCCTATCTGCAAGTGATTAACCCCGATAAGTTGGTCCGCGAGGGCGATATGCGCTCATTGCGGGTACAAGAAGTGCCCACTGCACGCGGTATGATAAGTGACCGCTCTGGTCGACCGTTGGCCGTCAGTGTTCCGGTTAATGCGGTTTGGGCGGATCCGAAAGAGTTAACCGAGCGCGGTGGTATTACACTGGATACGCGCTGGAAAGCGTTGTCTGATGCGCTGGAAATCCCACTTGACCAACTGGCGGCCCGCATTAATGCCAACCCGAAAGGGCGCTTTGTTTATCTGGCCCGCCAGGTTAATCCGGCAATTGGCGACTACATCCATAAGCTGAAACTACCCGGCATCTATTTGCGTCAGGAATCGCGCCGCTATTATCCAGCAGGGCAGGTGATGGCGCATATCATTGGTGTGACTAACATTGATAGCCAAGGTATTGAAGGCGTAGAGAAAAGTTTTGACCGTTGGCTCACCGGGCAGCCCGGCGAGCGTACGGTCCGTAAAGACCGCTATGGCCGGGTCATTGAGGATATTTCCTCTGTGGATAGTCAGGCGGCGCACAATCTGGTGTTGAGTGTTGATGAGCGCTTGCAGGCGCTGGTATACCGCGAGCTGAACAATGCGGTGGCATTCAACAAAGCAGAATCGGGTACCGCCGTGCTGGTGGATGTCAACACCGGCGAAGTGTTGGCGATGGCGAACAGCCCATCCTACAACCCGAATAACCTGACCGGTACGCCGAAAGATGCCATGCGTAACCGGGCAATAACCGATATTTTTGAACCCGGCTCGACAGTTAAGCCAATGGTAGTGATGACGGCATTGCAGCACGGCGTAGTGAAAGAAAATAGCGTGCTGAACACCTTGCCGTACTTTGTTAACGGTCACCAGATTAAAGACGTGGCCCGTTACGCAGAGCTATCCGTCACCGGGATCTTGCAGAAGTCGAGTAACGTCGGTGTTTCTAAACTGGCGTTAGCGATGCCATCCTCAGCTTTGGTAGAAACTTACTCAAAGTTTGGGTTTGGGAAAGCGACCAATTTGGGGCTGGTCGGAGAAAGTAGTGGCTTATATCCTAAAAAACAACGGTGGTCTGACATAGAGAGGGCCACCTTCTCTTTCGGCTACGGGCTAATGGTAACACCGTTACAACTAGCGCGAGTCTATGCAACCATCGGCAGCATGGGGATTTATCGCCCGCTGTCGATTACTAAAGTTGACCCGCCAGTGGCTGGTGAACGCGTCTTCCCTGAACCGCTGGTGCGTACCGTGGTTCATATGATGGAGAGCGTGGCACTGCCTGGCGGCGGCGGCACCAAAGCCGCGATTAAAGGCTACCGTATCGCGATTAAAACCGGTACTGCCAAAAAAGTCGGCCCAGATGGCAAGTATATGGACCGATATCTCGCTTATACCGCTGGCGTCGCGCCCGCGAGTAACCCTAGATTTGCTCTGGTTGTGGTCATCAATGACCCGCAGGCAGGGAAATATTACGGTGGTGCGGTTTCTGCACCGGTGTTCGGTGCCATCATGGGCGGCGTGTTGCGTACCATGAACATTGAGCCAGATGCATTACCCACTGGTGATAAAAGCGAATTAGTGACTAATACAAAAGAGGGTTCAGGTGGCAGATCGTAA